One genomic segment of Moritella sp. F3 includes these proteins:
- the ihfA gene encoding integration host factor subunit alpha, with amino-acid sequence MALTKADIAETLFNDVGLSKRESKEMVEAFFEEIRLSLEVNEQVKISGFGNFDLRDKGERPGRNPKTGEDIPITARRVVTFKPGQKLKAKVETIVKD; translated from the coding sequence ATGGCACTAACCAAAGCTGATATTGCTGAAACATTATTTAACGATGTTGGTCTAAGTAAACGTGAATCTAAAGAAATGGTAGAAGCTTTCTTTGAAGAAATCCGTTTATCTTTAGAAGTTAACGAACAAGTTAAAATATCTGGTTTTGGTAATTTTGACCTACGTGATAAAGGCGAACGACCTGGTCGTAACCCTAAAACAGGTGAAGATATACCAATTACAGCTCGTCGTGTTGTGACTTTTAAACCAGGTCAGAAGTTAAAAGCGAAAGTAGAAACAATCGTAAAAGATTAG
- a CDS encoding SulP family inorganic anion transporter: protein MFEFPKYSIASVKNDVLSGLTVALALVPEAVAFAFVAGVEPLVGLYAAFMVGLITAIFGGRPGMISGATGAMAVVMVALVADNGVEYLFAAVVLAGLLQVLAGVFKLGKFIRIVPHPVMMGFVNGLAIVIFLAQLGQFKFIDTNGDLAWLQGSQLYIMLGLVVLTMAIIHFLPKLTKAVPSSLVAIVSVTLIVYYMGLDTRTVVDFVRSMTGDANATISGSLPTFSIPSVPFTLETLYIILPYSLILAAVGLIESLLTLTVIDEMTGTRGKGNQECVAQGASNIVNGFFGAMGGCAMIGQSMININSGGRGRLSGITAAISLLLFILFFSSLIEVIPLAALVGVMFMVVIGTFEWATFRVMRKIPKADTFVIVLVTVVTVFTDLAVAVIIGVIVSALRFAWEHAAHINTEVSTEESGSKVYKVNGPLFFGSVSHFLELFDTANDPQDVIIDFANSRVCDHSAIEAIDTLAERYVAEGKILHLRHLSLECKQLMKRAGDMIEVNLIEDPEYHIASDKLGG from the coding sequence ATGTTTGAATTTCCAAAATATTCGATTGCATCAGTTAAAAATGATGTTTTATCTGGTCTAACCGTTGCACTGGCACTTGTACCAGAAGCGGTTGCATTTGCTTTTGTAGCAGGTGTTGAACCTTTAGTTGGTTTGTATGCTGCCTTTATGGTTGGTTTAATTACTGCTATCTTTGGTGGTCGTCCAGGTATGATCTCTGGTGCAACAGGCGCGATGGCAGTTGTAATGGTAGCGTTAGTTGCCGACAATGGCGTAGAATACTTATTTGCCGCAGTGGTGCTTGCAGGTCTACTGCAAGTATTAGCGGGTGTATTCAAACTCGGTAAGTTCATTCGTATCGTGCCACACCCAGTAATGATGGGGTTTGTTAACGGTCTTGCAATTGTTATTTTCTTAGCACAGCTTGGTCAATTCAAATTCATTGACACGAACGGTGATCTTGCTTGGTTACAAGGATCTCAACTCTATATCATGCTTGGTTTAGTTGTGCTTACAATGGCGATTATTCACTTCCTACCTAAATTAACTAAAGCAGTTCCGTCTTCGCTTGTTGCTATTGTATCTGTGACGTTAATTGTTTATTACATGGGTCTTGATACACGCACAGTAGTTGATTTTGTTCGCTCGATGACCGGTGATGCCAATGCGACAATCTCAGGTTCACTGCCAACGTTTAGTATTCCAAGCGTACCATTTACACTTGAAACTCTTTATATCATTCTGCCTTACTCATTAATTCTTGCTGCTGTTGGTCTTATTGAATCACTACTAACACTAACGGTTATTGATGAAATGACTGGTACACGTGGTAAAGGCAATCAAGAATGTGTTGCACAAGGTGCTTCAAACATCGTAAACGGTTTCTTCGGTGCTATGGGTGGTTGTGCAATGATTGGCCAATCAATGATCAACATTAATTCTGGTGGCCGTGGTCGTCTATCTGGTATCACTGCAGCAATCTCATTATTGTTATTCATTTTATTCTTCTCTTCACTCATTGAAGTTATCCCACTAGCTGCGCTTGTTGGTGTAATGTTCATGGTTGTGATTGGCACATTTGAATGGGCAACATTCCGTGTTATGCGTAAGATCCCGAAAGCTGATACGTTCGTGATTGTACTTGTAACTGTCGTGACAGTGTTTACTGATTTAGCGGTTGCAGTGATCATCGGTGTTATCGTTTCAGCACTACGTTTCGCATGGGAACACGCAGCACACATTAACACTGAAGTATCTACAGAAGAGTCTGGCAGTAAAGTATATAAAGTTAACGGCCCATTATTCTTTGGTTCTGTTAGCCACTTCTTAGAGCTATTTGATACAGCTAATGACCCACAAGATGTGATCATCGACTTTGCTAATTCACGCGTTTGTGACCACTCAGCAATTGAAGCAATTGATACACTAGCTGAGCGCTATGTAGCTGAAGGTAAAATATTACACCTTCGTCACCTATCATTAGAATGTAAACAACTAATGAAACGTGCTGGAGACATGATTGAAGTTAATTTAATCGAAGATCCAGAATACCATATCGCATCAGATAAATTAGGCGGCTAA